The following coding sequences are from one Arthrobacter sp. PvP023 window:
- a CDS encoding helix-turn-helix domain-containing protein: MKALPVEPSNIPVAIGSRIRAARQSQRLTIEQVADATGLTKGFLSRVERDLTSPSVASLVTLCQVLSISIGDLFAAPETHLTKKDEGPRISLGGEGIIERLLTARSERRVQIIQAVIEPRGRGESELYAVDCDVDVLHVIRGRIRLILTNEEYELSTGDTVTFPGREPHTWVNPTDDAVEVLWVLVPAASR; the protein is encoded by the coding sequence ATGAAGGCTCTACCAGTTGAACCGAGCAACATTCCAGTTGCCATCGGTTCGCGCATCCGCGCTGCCCGCCAGTCCCAGCGGCTCACGATCGAGCAGGTAGCAGACGCCACGGGCCTCACCAAAGGATTCCTCAGCCGGGTGGAACGCGACCTGACCTCGCCGTCGGTGGCTTCCCTCGTGACCCTCTGCCAGGTGCTCTCGATCTCCATCGGCGACCTTTTCGCGGCCCCGGAAACGCACCTGACGAAGAAGGACGAGGGCCCCCGGATTTCGCTGGGCGGCGAGGGCATCATCGAGCGCCTCCTCACCGCCCGCTCCGAACGGCGCGTCCAGATCATCCAGGCCGTGATCGAACCGCGCGGCCGCGGTGAATCCGAGCTCTACGCAGTGGACTGCGATGTCGACGTCCTGCATGTGATCAGGGGCCGTATCCGGCTGATCCTGACCAACGAGGAATACGAGCTCAGTACCGGCGACACCGTGACGTTCCCCGGCCGGGAGCCCCACACCTGGGTCAACCCTACGGACGACGCCGTCGAGGTCCTCTGGGTGCTGGTCCCTGCAGCCAGCCGCTGA
- a CDS encoding amino acid transporter — protein MTTLTRPPADPSDRFTRKPHRLRRWLLEGMPEGSGKRQGPHGQPQANHTPRPWWKVMCLTGVDYFSTLGYQPAIAALAAGMVSPLATVVLVAVTLLGALPVYRRVASESPRGEGSIAMLERLLPRWSGKLFVLALLGFAATDFMITITLSAADASAHAIENPFAPDFLHGQEVAITLALIAGLGIVFLRGFKEAINVAVVLVAVFLLLNAVVVLVGIAHVFSEAHVVTDWWAALNQQHGNPLVMVGIALLVFPKLALGLSGFETGVAVMPQIQGSPDDTEARPEGRIRGAHKLLTTAAVIMSAFLIASSFITTFLIPAAEFQPGGKANGRALAFLAHQYLGDGFGTVYDLSTIAILWFAGASAMAGLLNLVPRYLPRFGMAPAWTRAVRPLVLVFTAVAFLITVVFEADVEAQGGAYATGVLVLMTSASIAVTLSARRRHQRGQTVAFGAIAVVFLYTTVANVVERPDGLKIAAMFILGIVVVSFASRVRRSFELRATHIRLDERALEFMAASEEGPIRLIAHEPKHLSAARYRAKLEHAQLANHLPVDSDAIFIEILVDDSSDFEQELVVTGKVRHGFRILEIHSNNVPNTLAAVLLHLRDVTGLMPHIYFRWTEGNPLTNLTRFLLFGEGEIAPVTREVLREAEPDVTRRPWVHVG, from the coding sequence GTGACCACGCTCACCAGGCCGCCGGCCGACCCCTCGGACAGGTTCACCCGCAAGCCCCACCGCCTCCGGAGATGGCTGCTGGAGGGCATGCCCGAAGGATCCGGCAAACGCCAGGGGCCGCACGGCCAGCCTCAGGCGAACCACACGCCCCGGCCCTGGTGGAAAGTCATGTGCCTGACCGGCGTCGACTACTTCTCCACCCTCGGCTATCAGCCGGCCATCGCCGCCCTCGCCGCTGGAATGGTCTCCCCGCTGGCCACCGTGGTCCTGGTGGCAGTGACGCTCCTGGGCGCCCTCCCGGTGTACCGCAGGGTGGCCTCGGAAAGTCCGCGCGGCGAAGGCTCCATCGCCATGCTGGAACGGCTCCTGCCACGATGGAGCGGCAAGCTGTTCGTCCTGGCGCTGCTGGGTTTCGCCGCCACGGACTTCATGATCACCATCACCCTCTCGGCCGCGGATGCCAGCGCCCACGCCATCGAAAACCCGTTCGCCCCGGACTTCCTGCACGGTCAGGAAGTGGCCATCACGCTGGCATTGATTGCCGGGCTGGGCATCGTGTTCCTCCGCGGTTTCAAGGAAGCCATCAACGTGGCCGTCGTCCTGGTGGCAGTATTCCTGCTGCTCAATGCGGTCGTGGTGCTGGTGGGCATCGCCCATGTGTTCAGCGAAGCCCACGTGGTCACCGACTGGTGGGCTGCCCTCAACCAGCAGCACGGCAACCCGCTGGTGATGGTCGGCATCGCCCTGCTGGTCTTCCCCAAACTCGCACTGGGCCTGTCCGGCTTCGAAACAGGTGTTGCCGTCATGCCCCAGATCCAGGGCAGCCCGGACGACACTGAAGCAAGGCCCGAGGGCCGTATCCGTGGCGCGCACAAGCTCCTGACCACTGCCGCAGTGATCATGAGCGCGTTCCTCATCGCGTCCAGCTTCATCACCACGTTCCTGATCCCGGCAGCCGAGTTCCAGCCGGGAGGCAAGGCCAACGGCCGCGCCCTTGCTTTCCTGGCCCACCAGTACCTGGGCGACGGTTTCGGAACCGTGTACGACCTCAGCACCATTGCCATCCTCTGGTTCGCCGGGGCGTCCGCGATGGCGGGGCTCCTCAACCTGGTGCCGCGCTACCTTCCGCGCTTCGGCATGGCGCCGGCCTGGACCCGGGCCGTGCGGCCGCTGGTACTGGTGTTCACCGCCGTCGCCTTCCTCATCACGGTGGTGTTCGAGGCCGACGTCGAAGCACAGGGCGGCGCGTACGCCACCGGCGTGCTGGTGCTGATGACTTCCGCGTCCATCGCCGTCACATTGTCCGCCCGGCGCCGGCACCAACGCGGCCAGACGGTCGCCTTCGGCGCGATCGCCGTAGTCTTCCTCTATACGACAGTGGCGAACGTGGTGGAGCGCCCCGACGGCCTGAAGATCGCGGCGATGTTCATCCTCGGCATTGTGGTGGTCAGCTTCGCTTCCCGCGTCCGGCGGTCGTTCGAACTTCGCGCCACCCACATCCGGCTGGACGAACGGGCCCTGGAGTTCATGGCGGCCAGCGAAGAGGGGCCCATCCGGCTCATTGCGCACGAACCCAAACACCTCAGCGCAGCAAGGTACCGGGCCAAGCTGGAGCATGCCCAGCTGGCCAACCACCTGCCCGTGGACAGCGATGCCATCTTCATCGAGATCCTGGTGGACGACAGTTCAGACTTCGAACAAGAGCTCGTGGTCACCGGTAAGGTCCGGCACGGCTTCCGCATCCTTGAGATCCACAGCAACAACGTGCCCAACACGCTGGCGGCCGTTCTGCTCCACCTTCGTGACGTCACGGGCCTGATGCCGCACATCTACTTCCGCTGGACCGAGGGCAATCCCCTGACCAACCTGACCCGGTTCCTCTTGTTCGGCGAAGGTGAGATCGCCCCTGTGACCCGCGAAGTGCTGCGCGAGGCCGAGCCGGACGTCACGCGCCGACCCTGGGTCCACGTGGGCTAG
- a CDS encoding sodium:solute symporter, which yields MDANFVNIAIVVVYLIAMLAFGWWGKSRTKNNSDFLVAGRRLGPFLYTGTMAAVVLGGASTVGGVGLGYKFGISGMWLVVAIGAGVLLLSLLFAGTIQKLKIYTVSQMLTLRYGSRATQTSGIVMLAYTLMLCATSTGAYATIFVVLFGWDRALAIAIGGAIVLVYSTIGGMWSITLADQVQFVIKTVGIFLLMLPFTLNAAGGLDGIRSRVEDSFFQIDGIGIQTIITYFVVYTLGLLIGQDIWQRVFTAKTPTVARWGGATAGIYCILYGAAGALIGLGARVALPEIDVANLGKDVVYAEVAQNLLPVGIGGLVLAAAVAAMMSTASGALIAAATVARADVLPFVASWFGKDINTDDTDNPEHDVKANRMWVLGLGIVAILIAIITKDVVAALTIAYDILVGGLLVAILGGLVWKRGTGVAAATSMAVGTVVTLGTMIYLEINAAAPLDGIYANEPIYYGLLASGIVYVVVSLATKPTDPRVMRNWQERVAGNVGEEEPAPALVN from the coding sequence ATGGACGCAAACTTCGTCAACATCGCCATAGTGGTGGTGTACCTGATCGCCATGCTGGCCTTCGGCTGGTGGGGCAAGTCCCGCACCAAGAACAACAGCGACTTCCTGGTGGCCGGCCGCAGGCTTGGCCCCTTCCTCTATACCGGGACCATGGCGGCCGTCGTCCTCGGCGGCGCCTCAACCGTGGGCGGTGTGGGCCTCGGCTACAAGTTCGGCATCTCCGGCATGTGGCTAGTGGTGGCCATCGGCGCCGGCGTGCTCCTGCTAAGCCTGCTCTTCGCAGGCACCATCCAGAAGCTGAAGATCTACACGGTGTCCCAGATGCTGACGCTCCGGTACGGCAGCCGGGCCACGCAGACATCCGGCATCGTCATGCTGGCCTACACGCTCATGTTGTGCGCCACCTCCACCGGCGCCTACGCCACCATTTTCGTGGTGCTGTTCGGCTGGGACCGCGCCCTGGCCATCGCCATCGGCGGCGCCATCGTCCTGGTGTACTCCACCATCGGCGGCATGTGGTCCATTACCCTTGCGGACCAGGTCCAGTTCGTCATCAAGACGGTGGGGATCTTCCTCCTGATGCTCCCCTTCACGCTTAACGCAGCGGGCGGCCTGGACGGCATCCGCAGCCGCGTCGAGGACAGCTTCTTCCAGATCGACGGCATCGGGATCCAGACCATCATCACCTACTTCGTGGTCTACACCCTCGGCCTCCTGATCGGCCAGGACATCTGGCAGCGCGTCTTCACCGCCAAGACGCCCACCGTGGCACGCTGGGGCGGCGCAACAGCCGGCATCTACTGCATCCTCTACGGTGCGGCCGGCGCCCTGATCGGCCTGGGCGCGCGGGTGGCCCTCCCGGAGATCGACGTGGCAAACCTTGGCAAGGATGTCGTCTACGCCGAGGTGGCCCAGAACCTGCTGCCCGTCGGCATCGGCGGCCTGGTGCTCGCAGCAGCCGTAGCGGCCATGATGTCCACCGCCTCCGGCGCCCTGATCGCGGCGGCAACCGTGGCCCGCGCCGACGTCCTCCCATTCGTAGCCAGCTGGTTCGGCAAGGACATCAACACCGATGACACCGACAACCCCGAGCACGACGTCAAGGCGAACCGCATGTGGGTCCTTGGCCTGGGCATCGTGGCCATCCTCATCGCCATCATCACCAAGGACGTCGTGGCGGCCCTGACCATCGCCTACGACATCCTGGTGGGCGGACTCCTGGTCGCGATCCTTGGCGGACTCGTCTGGAAACGAGGCACCGGCGTGGCGGCGGCGACATCCATGGCGGTGGGCACGGTGGTCACGCTCGGCACCATGATCTACCTGGAGATCAATGCCGCGGCACCGCTGGACGGCATCTACGCCAATGAGCCGATCTATTACGGCCTGCTGGCGTCAGGCATCGTCTACGTGGTGGTGTCCCTGGCAACCAAGCCGACCGACCCCAGGGTCATGCGGAACTGGCAGGAGCGCGTGGCAGGCAACGTCGGCGAAGAAGAGCCGGCTCCGGCCCTGGTCAACTAA
- a CDS encoding MarR family winged helix-turn-helix transcriptional regulator — translation MAVAPETAADLVYQIFDLQRAVRCVAVSNMRGQETGVALQGVLRFVGEGESRATHLAARLGVSAPVLSRHIADLEEHGLVVRRPDPEDGRAQLVALSEAGAAKLREIEQQRTATLQGYLQDWSEIDAEETAKTLKKLAESLRDSARAKTAGSTEIIPIV, via the coding sequence ATGGCAGTTGCACCAGAAACCGCGGCCGATCTCGTCTACCAGATTTTCGACCTCCAACGGGCGGTCCGCTGCGTCGCCGTCTCAAACATGCGCGGGCAGGAAACCGGGGTGGCACTCCAGGGCGTCCTCCGCTTCGTGGGGGAGGGCGAGTCCAGGGCCACGCACCTCGCCGCGAGGCTCGGTGTCAGCGCTCCCGTCCTGAGCCGGCACATTGCCGATCTTGAAGAGCACGGCCTCGTTGTCCGCCGGCCCGATCCGGAGGACGGGCGTGCGCAGCTGGTGGCGTTGTCGGAGGCCGGGGCGGCCAAGCTGCGCGAAATCGAACAGCAGCGCACGGCAACACTCCAGGGCTACCTGCAGGACTGGAGCGAGATCGACGCCGAAGAAACCGCGAAAACCCTAAAAAAACTTGCTGAATCCCTCAGGGACTCAGCCCGGGCAAAGACGGCCGGATCCACCGAAATCATTCCAATCGTTTAG
- a CDS encoding ammonium transporter: MNISLLNVGMAVDPTALDPGATAWMLAASALVLLMTPGLAFFYGGLVRMKSVLNIMMMSFGAMGVVAVVWALWGYGLAFGPDTMAGLVGDPFANPGLSGLTSSIGGKAPGLPDMVFIGFQATFAIITVALISGAVAERVRFGPWLLFAALWVTLVYAPIAHWVWGGGLFGATGIVGSKISALDFAGGTVVHMNAGIAGLMLAVVLGKRLGFMKDPNIRPHNLPFVMLGAGLLWFGWFGFNAGSELAADAIAGLAWTNTLLATSAALLGWLLIERLRDGHATSLGAASGAVAGLVAVTPACGFVDPVGAILIGAVAGAVCALAVGLKFRIGLDDSLDVVAVHFVGGLWGTLSLGFFAVPSAKTEGGLFYGGGLTQFWPQVLTALIVTAWSAIMTTLIGYAIHKTMGMRVSEANERSGIDVTEHAETAYELLMVGGAFHPGEQHGKSVAAEAADPGAETVAAGTEQSQHERGRVRT, encoded by the coding sequence ATGAACATCTCTCTACTCAATGTGGGAATGGCAGTGGATCCCACGGCGCTCGATCCCGGCGCCACGGCCTGGATGCTGGCGGCTTCCGCCCTGGTCCTGCTGATGACGCCCGGCCTGGCATTCTTCTACGGGGGCCTCGTGCGGATGAAATCCGTCCTGAACATCATGATGATGAGCTTCGGCGCCATGGGTGTTGTTGCCGTCGTCTGGGCGCTGTGGGGCTACGGGCTGGCCTTCGGACCCGACACCATGGCCGGGCTCGTCGGGGATCCGTTCGCCAACCCCGGGCTGAGCGGACTGACCAGCAGCATCGGCGGCAAGGCGCCCGGGCTCCCGGACATGGTCTTCATCGGGTTCCAGGCCACGTTCGCCATCATCACTGTCGCGCTGATCAGCGGTGCCGTGGCCGAGCGGGTCAGGTTCGGACCGTGGCTGCTTTTCGCCGCTTTGTGGGTGACCCTCGTCTACGCCCCGATCGCGCACTGGGTGTGGGGTGGCGGACTCTTCGGCGCCACGGGCATCGTGGGCAGCAAGATCTCCGCACTCGACTTCGCCGGCGGAACCGTAGTGCACATGAACGCGGGCATCGCGGGGTTGATGCTCGCCGTCGTGCTCGGGAAACGCCTGGGCTTCATGAAGGACCCCAATATCCGCCCGCACAACCTGCCGTTCGTGATGCTCGGCGCAGGGCTTCTGTGGTTCGGCTGGTTCGGCTTCAATGCCGGCTCTGAGCTCGCCGCCGATGCCATTGCAGGGCTGGCCTGGACCAACACCCTGCTGGCCACCAGCGCGGCCCTGCTGGGCTGGCTGCTCATCGAGCGTCTCCGGGACGGTCACGCTACATCGCTCGGTGCCGCCTCGGGGGCCGTGGCGGGCCTGGTTGCGGTCACTCCGGCCTGCGGTTTCGTCGATCCTGTCGGTGCCATCCTGATCGGGGCCGTGGCCGGTGCGGTTTGCGCCCTCGCAGTGGGCCTCAAGTTCCGGATCGGCCTCGACGACTCCCTTGACGTGGTGGCAGTGCACTTCGTTGGCGGACTGTGGGGCACCCTCTCGCTGGGATTCTTCGCCGTGCCGTCCGCCAAGACCGAGGGCGGGCTCTTCTACGGCGGGGGCCTGACGCAGTTCTGGCCGCAGGTCCTCACGGCGCTGATCGTCACAGCCTGGAGCGCCATTATGACCACCCTGATCGGATACGCCATCCACAAGACGATGGGCATGCGGGTGTCCGAAGCCAACGAACGCTCCGGCATCGACGTCACCGAGCATGCCGAAACCGCCTACGAGCTGCTCATGGTGGGCGGGGCCTTTCATCCCGGCGAACAGCACGGCAAGTCCGTTGCGGCAGAAGCGGCCGATCCTGGAGCGGAGACTGTCGCGGCCGGCACCGAGCAGAGCCAGCATGAACGGGGCAGGGTGCGGACATGA
- a CDS encoding thiamine pyrophosphate-binding protein: protein MTGIRNGGDLVVETLEALGAKTVFGIPGQHALGLFDAMGRGNLHFVSSRVENNSAFAADGYSRATGEVGVLFLSTGPGALTSLAGLQEAYATGVPMVVVASQIPLDGLGARRKGMLHQLDDQKASAANVTKSQRLIQHASGIPSAIQDAWTEAISSPQGPVWLEIPQNVLLDPIMVPPVEDALAEAADNPPRVELVREAVKWLSTAERPAIIAGGGTRRGRAEKSLLSIAEKLRAPVICTPGGNGAFPWNHELSLQSWIEDRYMTDLLEDADVLIVVGSSLGEVTSNYFTFEPRGRIIQIDAEPRVLESNRPGLGIRADAGQALAALDAALVVEPVETSPDWHGASPEELVKESLAKVKARLESQDLGKELKFMADIREAVPADMQTFWDMTISAYWGWSCWDAREGQFHSAQGAGGLGFGFPAAIGGAVGLETTGKPGRVLAVSGDGSAMYSISELATARQHNVPVTWLIVDDGGYGILREYMVGAFGKATATELARPDFVKLAEAFGVPAVRVAPENVGDALKAGFAADGPNVVVVETLLKMFGPTHLDV from the coding sequence GTGACCGGCATCCGCAACGGCGGGGACCTCGTCGTCGAAACCCTTGAAGCGCTGGGGGCGAAGACGGTCTTCGGCATTCCGGGCCAGCACGCGCTGGGCCTGTTCGATGCAATGGGCCGCGGAAACCTGCACTTCGTGTCCTCGCGGGTGGAAAACAACTCGGCCTTCGCCGCGGACGGCTACTCCCGTGCCACCGGTGAGGTGGGCGTGCTGTTCCTGTCCACCGGTCCGGGCGCGCTGACGTCCCTGGCCGGGCTGCAGGAAGCCTACGCCACGGGTGTGCCCATGGTGGTGGTGGCCAGCCAGATTCCGCTGGACGGACTCGGTGCCCGCCGCAAGGGCATGCTGCACCAGCTTGATGACCAGAAGGCCTCGGCCGCGAATGTCACCAAGAGCCAGCGGCTGATCCAGCACGCCTCCGGGATCCCCTCGGCCATCCAGGACGCCTGGACCGAAGCGATTTCCTCGCCGCAGGGCCCCGTCTGGCTGGAGATCCCGCAGAATGTGCTGCTGGATCCCATCATGGTCCCGCCGGTGGAGGATGCCCTCGCCGAAGCGGCGGACAACCCGCCACGGGTGGAGCTTGTCCGCGAGGCAGTGAAATGGCTGTCGACGGCGGAACGTCCGGCCATCATCGCAGGCGGCGGCACGCGCCGCGGCCGGGCCGAGAAATCGCTTCTCTCGATCGCGGAAAAGCTCAGGGCTCCGGTGATCTGCACTCCCGGCGGCAACGGCGCGTTCCCGTGGAACCATGAACTCTCGCTTCAGTCCTGGATCGAGGACCGGTACATGACGGACCTTCTCGAGGACGCGGACGTGCTGATCGTCGTGGGATCCTCGCTCGGGGAGGTCACGTCCAACTACTTCACCTTCGAACCGCGAGGCCGGATCATCCAGATCGACGCCGAACCCCGGGTCCTGGAATCCAACCGGCCCGGCCTTGGCATCCGCGCCGACGCCGGCCAGGCCCTCGCTGCGCTGGACGCTGCCCTGGTGGTCGAGCCTGTCGAAACCAGCCCCGACTGGCACGGTGCATCACCGGAAGAGCTGGTCAAGGAATCCCTGGCCAAGGTCAAAGCCCGGCTGGAGTCCCAGGATCTCGGCAAGGAACTGAAGTTCATGGCAGACATCCGCGAGGCCGTACCCGCGGATATGCAGACCTTCTGGGACATGACCATTTCCGCATACTGGGGCTGGAGCTGCTGGGACGCCCGCGAGGGCCAGTTCCACTCCGCCCAGGGCGCCGGCGGCCTCGGCTTCGGCTTCCCCGCCGCCATCGGCGGGGCCGTGGGGCTGGAAACGACCGGCAAGCCGGGACGTGTTCTCGCAGTGTCCGGTGACGGTTCGGCCATGTATTCCATCTCCGAACTGGCCACCGCCAGGCAGCACAACGTGCCGGTCACGTGGCTGATCGTGGACGACGGCGGCTATGGCATCCTGCGCGAGTACATGGTGGGTGCGTTCGGCAAGGCCACCGCTACCGAACTGGCCCGGCCCGACTTCGTCAAGCTCGCCGAGGCCTTCGGCGTCCCGGCCGTCCGGGTTGCCCCGGAGAACGTGGGGGACGCGCTGAAGGCGGGCTTCGCCGCGGACGGACCGAACGTCGTCGTCGTCGAAACCCTGCTCAAGATGTTCGGTCCCACCCACCTGGACGTCTAG
- a CDS encoding P-II family nitrogen regulator produces MKLITAIVRPEKIETVRAALEGFGVNGMTVSPASGYGQQRGHVEVYRGTEYSSDLLPKVRVEVLVTEEAMDGVMAAIEAGASTGRFGDGKIWTISVSDAVRVRTGERGSSAID; encoded by the coding sequence ATGAAACTCATCACGGCCATCGTCCGGCCGGAAAAGATTGAGACGGTCAGAGCCGCCCTTGAGGGGTTCGGGGTCAACGGCATGACGGTGAGTCCGGCAAGCGGCTATGGGCAGCAGCGCGGCCATGTGGAGGTCTACCGCGGAACCGAATACAGCTCGGACCTCCTGCCGAAGGTCCGGGTGGAGGTGCTGGTGACGGAGGAGGCCATGGACGGCGTGATGGCGGCCATCGAAGCCGGAGCCAGCACCGGCCGCTTCGGTGATGGAAAGATCTGGACCATTTCCGTTTCCGACGCCGTGCGGGTGCGGACGGGGGAGAGGGGCTCCTCCGCCATCGACTAA
- the speB gene encoding agmatinase: MEELRIEANGNLGPIDSSRIPRYAGAATYARLPRLDQVAKADITVVGVPFDSGVSYRPGARFGANHVREASRLLRPYNPAWDVSPFENVQVADAGDMAVNPFNINEAIETIQQNALDLTAGGSKLVTLGGDHTIALPLLRAAAERAGEPVAMLHFDAHLDTWDTYFGAEYTHGTPFRRAVEEGILDTEAISHIGTRGPLYGKKDLDDDHRFGFGIVTSADVYYQGVLEIVAKVRDRIGNRPLYISVDIDVLDPAHAPGTGTPEAGGITSRELLEIIRGFRGMNLVGADIVEVAPAYDHAEITGVAASHVAYELVTLMADSAVEGNRFGAPNGYAAQALGQEERRQAGFAASTPQRVETGVSP; the protein is encoded by the coding sequence TTGGAAGAGCTGCGCATCGAGGCCAACGGCAACCTTGGCCCCATCGATTCATCCCGTATTCCCCGCTATGCAGGGGCCGCAACCTACGCCCGCCTGCCCCGGCTGGATCAGGTGGCCAAGGCGGACATCACGGTGGTGGGAGTGCCCTTCGACTCCGGCGTCTCCTACCGCCCGGGTGCCCGCTTCGGCGCCAACCATGTGCGCGAGGCCAGCCGGCTGCTGCGCCCCTACAACCCCGCGTGGGACGTCAGCCCCTTCGAAAACGTCCAGGTCGCGGACGCCGGAGACATGGCCGTCAACCCGTTCAACATCAACGAGGCCATCGAAACCATCCAGCAGAATGCCCTCGACCTGACGGCAGGCGGCAGCAAGCTGGTCACCCTCGGCGGGGACCACACCATTGCGCTGCCGCTGCTGCGGGCCGCCGCCGAGCGCGCCGGCGAACCGGTGGCCATGCTGCACTTCGATGCCCACCTGGACACCTGGGACACCTATTTCGGCGCCGAATATACCCACGGCACGCCGTTCCGCCGCGCCGTGGAGGAAGGCATCCTGGACACCGAGGCCATCAGCCACATCGGCACCCGCGGCCCGCTGTACGGCAAGAAAGACCTCGACGACGACCACCGCTTCGGCTTCGGCATCGTCACCTCCGCGGATGTTTACTACCAGGGCGTCCTGGAAATCGTGGCCAAGGTCCGCGACCGCATCGGCAACAGGCCGCTGTACATCTCCGTTGACATCGACGTCCTGGACCCGGCGCACGCGCCGGGCACCGGCACGCCGGAAGCCGGCGGCATCACCAGCCGTGAACTGCTGGAGATCATCCGCGGCTTCCGCGGCATGAACCTCGTGGGTGCGGACATCGTTGAGGTCGCACCGGCCTATGACCACGCGGAAATCACCGGAGTCGCGGCCAGCCACGTAGCCTACGAACTCGTCACCCTGATGGCGGACTCCGCCGTCGAGGGCAACAGGTTCGGCGCCCCTAACGGTTACGCCGCGCAGGCCCTCGGGCAGGAAGAACGGCGCCAGGCAGGCTTCGCAGCGAGCACTCCCCAGCGCGTCGAAACCGGCGTCTCCCCGTGA